Proteins encoded in a region of the Canis lupus familiaris isolate Mischka breed German Shepherd chromosome 1, alternate assembly UU_Cfam_GSD_1.0, whole genome shotgun sequence genome:
- the LOC484365 gene encoding zinc finger protein 260 isoform X1, giving the protein MAEDQESVTFKDVAVDFTLEEWGQLGPGQRELYRDVMLENYRNLLSLGAGPPGSKPEVITRLERGEEPKMEKREARQATCPDLDTSSATTQETLTKRRVSEEATSPMGKMEGVLRAVLGDARLGGSWTWSHWLENQGKQERHSRCLFATPKENIYGERGLGCRELGRSLRQTSAFMRKQRGPVGEQTWKRNGPRKSLKCQRTFVEKKPFNCTECGKAFIYHSDYILHQRIHTGEKPYKCNDCGKAFSNSSYFIQHHIIHTGEKPYVCSECGKTFTQNSSLTEHQRIHTGEKPYKCKECGKAFTQSSSLIKHQRCHTGEKPYKCNQCGKFYSQVSHLSRHQKIHTGEKPYKCGECGKAFCHTSSLTQHQTIHTGEKPYKCNECGKTFSHSSSLSQHQRVHTGEKPYECSECGKAFSHSSSLTQHQRIHTGEKPYECNECGKAYTQISHLMRHQSIHMGEKPYICSECGKAFSHTSSFTQHQTIHTGEKPYKCNECGKTFSQNSSLTRHQRIHTGEKPYECKVCGKAYTQISHLIQHQRIHTGEKPYECSECGKAFSRSTHLIEHQKIHTGEKPYKCQECGKTFSHNSSLTQHQRIHTGEKPYACKECGKAFNQSIHLIQHQRIHTGEKPYKCNNCGKTCTQISHLIQHQKVHMGGKRYVCKECGEDFSWSSHLTKHQRLHTVHAAYICDDFEKAFAWSTQLADYQRAADQKA; this is encoded by the exons ATGGCCGAAGACCAG GAATCAGTGACCTTCAAGGATGTGGCTGTGGACTTCACCCTGGAGGAGTGGGGCCAGCTGGGGCCTGGCCAGAGGGAGCTGTATCgggatgtgatgctggagaactaCCGGAACCTTCTCTCACTGG GGGCGGGGCCTCCTGGATCCAAACCTGAGGTGATCACCCGTCTGGAACGAGGGGAAGAGCCcaaaatggagaagagagaagcccGGCAAGCTACCTGTCCAG ACTTGGACACCAGCTCTGCAACCACTCAGGAGACACTTACGAAAAGGAGGGTTTCTGAAGAAGCCACTTCCCCAATGGGGAAGATGGAGGGAGTTTTAAGAGCAGTGCTTGGTGATGCCAGACTGGGGGGATCCTGGACATGGAGCCATTGGTTAGAGAACCAGGGAAAGCAAGAGAGGCATTCAAGGTGTTTGTTTGCTACTCCCAAAGAAAACATCTATGGGGAGAGAGGCCTGGGCTGTCGTGAGCTTGGGCGGAGCCTCAGGCAGACCTCAGCCTTCATGAGGAAGCAAAGAGGGCCTGTGGGAGAGCAAACTTGGAAGAGGAATGGTCCAAGAAAGAGCCTGAAGTGCCAAAGGACCTTTGTAGAAAAGAAGCCATTTAACTGCAccgaatgtgggaaagccttcattTACCATTCAGACTATATTCTCCaccagagaattcacactggagagaaaccctacaaGTGTAATGATTGTGGGAAGGCATTCAGCAACAGctcttatttcattcagcacCACATcattcacacaggagagaagcctTACGTGTGCAGCGAATGTGGCAAAACCTTTACACAGAACTCATCACTTACTGAACATCAGAGgatccacactggagagaagccatACAAATGCAAAGAATGTGGAAAGGCCTTCACACAGAGCTCCTCTCTCATTAAACACCAGCGGTGCCATACTGGGGAGAAACCCTATAAATGCAACCAGTGTGGGAAGTTCTACTCACAGGTGTCCCACCTCTCCCGCCACCAGAAAATTCACACAGGGGAGAAGCCCTACAAATGTGGTGAGTGTGGCAAGGCCTTCTGTCACACATCCTCCTTGACTCAGCACCAGACaatccacactggagagaaaccctacaaATGTAATGAGTGTGGGAAAACCTTCAGCCACAGCTCATCCTTGTCCCAGCACCAGCgagttcacactggagagaaaccctatgagtgCTCCGAGTGTGGCAAAGCCTTCAGCCACAGTTCATCCCTCACTCagcatcagagaattcacactggcGAGAAGCCCTATGAGTGTAATGAGTGTGGGAAGGCTTATACACAGATCTCCCACCTAATGAGGCACCAGAGCATTCACATGGGGGAAAAACCCTATATATGTAGTGAATGTGGAAAGGCTTTCAGCCACACCTCCTCCTTCACTCAGCACCAGACGATTCACACTGGTGAGAAGCCctacaaatgtaatgaatgtgggaaaacctTCAGCCAGAACTCTTCACTTACACGCCACCAGAGGATTCACACTGGGGAGAAGCCCTATGAGTGTAAAGTTTGTGGGAAGGCCTATACGCAGATTTCCCACCTTATCCAACACCAGAGAATTCACACCGGAGAGAAACCTTATGAGTGCAgtgagtgtgggaaagccttcagccgGAGCACCCATCTTATCGAGCATCAGAAAATCCACACAGGCGAGAAACCCTATAAGTGCCAAGAGTGTGGGAAAACATTCAGTCACAACTCGTCCCTCActcaacatcagagaattcacactggcGAGAAACCCTATGcctgtaaggaatgtgggaaagccttcaacCAGAGCATCCACCTCATTCAGCATCAGAGGATCCATACCGGAGAAAAGCCCTATAAATGTAACAACTGTGGAAAAACCTGTACCCAGATTTCACACCTTATTCAACACCAGAAGGTTCATATGGGTGGCAAACGCTATGTGTGTAAGGAATGCGGGGAGGATTTCAGCTGGAGTTCCCACCTGACTAAACACCAGAGACTTCACACTGTGCATGCCGCCTACATCTGTGATGATTTTGAGAAAGCCTTTGCGTGGAGCACACAGCTTGCTGATTATCAGAGAGCTGCTGACCAGAAAGCCTGA
- the LOC484365 gene encoding zinc finger protein 260 isoform X2, with product MLENYRNLLSLGAGPPGSKPEVITRLERGEEPKMEKREARQATCPDLDTSSATTQETLTKRRVSEEATSPMGKMEGVLRAVLGDARLGGSWTWSHWLENQGKQERHSRCLFATPKENIYGERGLGCRELGRSLRQTSAFMRKQRGPVGEQTWKRNGPRKSLKCQRTFVEKKPFNCTECGKAFIYHSDYILHQRIHTGEKPYKCNDCGKAFSNSSYFIQHHIIHTGEKPYVCSECGKTFTQNSSLTEHQRIHTGEKPYKCKECGKAFTQSSSLIKHQRCHTGEKPYKCNQCGKFYSQVSHLSRHQKIHTGEKPYKCGECGKAFCHTSSLTQHQTIHTGEKPYKCNECGKTFSHSSSLSQHQRVHTGEKPYECSECGKAFSHSSSLTQHQRIHTGEKPYECNECGKAYTQISHLMRHQSIHMGEKPYICSECGKAFSHTSSFTQHQTIHTGEKPYKCNECGKTFSQNSSLTRHQRIHTGEKPYECKVCGKAYTQISHLIQHQRIHTGEKPYECSECGKAFSRSTHLIEHQKIHTGEKPYKCQECGKTFSHNSSLTQHQRIHTGEKPYACKECGKAFNQSIHLIQHQRIHTGEKPYKCNNCGKTCTQISHLIQHQKVHMGGKRYVCKECGEDFSWSSHLTKHQRLHTVHAAYICDDFEKAFAWSTQLADYQRAADQKA from the exons atgctggagaactaCCGGAACCTTCTCTCACTGG GGGCGGGGCCTCCTGGATCCAAACCTGAGGTGATCACCCGTCTGGAACGAGGGGAAGAGCCcaaaatggagaagagagaagcccGGCAAGCTACCTGTCCAG ACTTGGACACCAGCTCTGCAACCACTCAGGAGACACTTACGAAAAGGAGGGTTTCTGAAGAAGCCACTTCCCCAATGGGGAAGATGGAGGGAGTTTTAAGAGCAGTGCTTGGTGATGCCAGACTGGGGGGATCCTGGACATGGAGCCATTGGTTAGAGAACCAGGGAAAGCAAGAGAGGCATTCAAGGTGTTTGTTTGCTACTCCCAAAGAAAACATCTATGGGGAGAGAGGCCTGGGCTGTCGTGAGCTTGGGCGGAGCCTCAGGCAGACCTCAGCCTTCATGAGGAAGCAAAGAGGGCCTGTGGGAGAGCAAACTTGGAAGAGGAATGGTCCAAGAAAGAGCCTGAAGTGCCAAAGGACCTTTGTAGAAAAGAAGCCATTTAACTGCAccgaatgtgggaaagccttcattTACCATTCAGACTATATTCTCCaccagagaattcacactggagagaaaccctacaaGTGTAATGATTGTGGGAAGGCATTCAGCAACAGctcttatttcattcagcacCACATcattcacacaggagagaagcctTACGTGTGCAGCGAATGTGGCAAAACCTTTACACAGAACTCATCACTTACTGAACATCAGAGgatccacactggagagaagccatACAAATGCAAAGAATGTGGAAAGGCCTTCACACAGAGCTCCTCTCTCATTAAACACCAGCGGTGCCATACTGGGGAGAAACCCTATAAATGCAACCAGTGTGGGAAGTTCTACTCACAGGTGTCCCACCTCTCCCGCCACCAGAAAATTCACACAGGGGAGAAGCCCTACAAATGTGGTGAGTGTGGCAAGGCCTTCTGTCACACATCCTCCTTGACTCAGCACCAGACaatccacactggagagaaaccctacaaATGTAATGAGTGTGGGAAAACCTTCAGCCACAGCTCATCCTTGTCCCAGCACCAGCgagttcacactggagagaaaccctatgagtgCTCCGAGTGTGGCAAAGCCTTCAGCCACAGTTCATCCCTCACTCagcatcagagaattcacactggcGAGAAGCCCTATGAGTGTAATGAGTGTGGGAAGGCTTATACACAGATCTCCCACCTAATGAGGCACCAGAGCATTCACATGGGGGAAAAACCCTATATATGTAGTGAATGTGGAAAGGCTTTCAGCCACACCTCCTCCTTCACTCAGCACCAGACGATTCACACTGGTGAGAAGCCctacaaatgtaatgaatgtgggaaaacctTCAGCCAGAACTCTTCACTTACACGCCACCAGAGGATTCACACTGGGGAGAAGCCCTATGAGTGTAAAGTTTGTGGGAAGGCCTATACGCAGATTTCCCACCTTATCCAACACCAGAGAATTCACACCGGAGAGAAACCTTATGAGTGCAgtgagtgtgggaaagccttcagccgGAGCACCCATCTTATCGAGCATCAGAAAATCCACACAGGCGAGAAACCCTATAAGTGCCAAGAGTGTGGGAAAACATTCAGTCACAACTCGTCCCTCActcaacatcagagaattcacactggcGAGAAACCCTATGcctgtaaggaatgtgggaaagccttcaacCAGAGCATCCACCTCATTCAGCATCAGAGGATCCATACCGGAGAAAAGCCCTATAAATGTAACAACTGTGGAAAAACCTGTACCCAGATTTCACACCTTATTCAACACCAGAAGGTTCATATGGGTGGCAAACGCTATGTGTGTAAGGAATGCGGGGAGGATTTCAGCTGGAGTTCCCACCTGACTAAACACCAGAGACTTCACACTGTGCATGCCGCCTACATCTGTGATGATTTTGAGAAAGCCTTTGCGTGGAGCACACAGCTTGCTGATTATCAGAGAGCTGCTGACCAGAAAGCCTGA